From one Candidatus Margulisiibacteriota bacterium genomic stretch:
- the secF gene encoding protein translocase subunit SecF has product MSFVKLSKLWFALGGLCITISLAVLVFNWRTTGQFFNFGIDFTGGTVWVIRFEQPVALAELRAKLGGERADITTIKAQNSAAEDFRLKTSELSDEQREQFTTVLRENFGAYEILSFENIGASAGSDLAKQALVLTVLVLSGMLIYITFRFEFWTGLTAVLCLLHDVLVTLGAVSLLRLDFNLSMIAAILTIVGYSINATIIIFDRMRENLQSEQSQRQPDFAAVADASLRSVLGRCVMTSFTTMLAVLAVYIFGGASIKGFALTMFIGFAAGAYSSIFLAVPLYALFRKAA; this is encoded by the coding sequence ATGAGCTTTGTAAAATTAAGCAAATTATGGTTTGCGCTGGGCGGTTTATGTATAACCATCAGTCTGGCTGTTTTGGTTTTTAATTGGCGGACAACCGGACAGTTTTTTAATTTTGGCATTGATTTTACCGGCGGTACGGTGTGGGTTATCCGGTTTGAGCAGCCAGTCGCGCTGGCGGAGCTGCGCGCCAAATTGGGCGGCGAACGGGCGGATATCACTACTATTAAAGCGCAAAATTCCGCCGCGGAAGATTTTCGGCTGAAAACCAGCGAGTTGTCTGATGAACAGCGCGAGCAGTTTACCACTGTTTTGCGGGAAAATTTCGGGGCTTACGAAATTTTGAGTTTTGAAAACATCGGCGCGTCAGCCGGCAGCGATCTGGCCAAACAAGCGCTGGTTTTAACCGTTTTGGTTTTGTCCGGTATGCTGATTTACATTACTTTCCGCTTTGAGTTTTGGACCGGACTGACGGCCGTGCTCTGTTTGCTGCACGATGTGCTGGTGACGCTGGGCGCGGTGTCTTTGCTGCGGCTGGATTTTAATCTCTCGATGATCGCGGCGATCTTGACTATCGTTGGCTACTCGATCAACGCCACGATCATTATTTTTGACCGGATGCGCGAAAATCTGCAGTCCGAACAGTCTCAACGGCAGCCGGATTTTGCGGCGGTGGCCGACGCTTCTCTGCGCAGTGTGCTGGGGCGCTGCGTGATGACTTCATTTACGACTATGCTGGCCGTGCTGGCGGTTTATATTTTTGGCGGCGCCAGTATCAAGGGTTTTGCCCTGACGATGTTCATCGGTTTTGCCGCGGGCGCTTATTCATCGATATTTTTGGCGGTGCCGCTGTATGCCTTGTTTAGAAAAGCCGCTTGA